The Actinomycetota bacterium genome includes the window CTTGGCCTGCCTGGCGCGCTTCCGGTGCCGAACGAGTACGCCATCGAAGCCACAGTGCTCGCGGGGCTCGCTATCGAGAGCGAGATCAGCCGGCGGAGCCAGTTCCACCGCAAGCAGTACTTCTATCCCGACATGCCCAAGGACTACCAGATTTCCCAGTACGACCTGCCGTTCTGTCTCAGCGGGCATCTCGACGTCGAGGTGACCGAAGACGGCGAGTCCTACACCACGCGCATCGGTATCACACGCATCCACCTGGAAGAGGACACCGGGAAGATGATCCACGTGGGCGGCAGCGAGGGCCGTCTCGCGGGAGCGACGCACTCGCTAGTCGACTTCAACCGCGCGGGAACCCCGCTCATGGAGCTCGTTACCGAGCCCGACATACGTACTCCCGAGGAGGCGCGCCGCTTCGCGCAGAAACTGCGGCTCATCTGGCTCTCCCTCGGCATCTCCGACTGCAACATGGAGGAAGGCTCCATGCGCGTGGACGCGAACGTCTCCGTGCGCCGCCACGGGGACACCGAACTCGGCACCAAGGCCGAGGTCAAGAACATGAACTCCTTCAAGGCGCTGCACGACGCGCTCGCCTACGAGATCGTGCGTCAGGCCGAGGAGCTCGAACGCGGCGGGAAGATCGTCCAGGAGACCCGCCACTGGGACGTCGGCGCCAAGCGCACGAGCTCGCTGCGCAGCAAGGAAGAGGCTCACGACTACCGGTACTTCCCCGAGCCTGACATGGTCCCCTTCGAGTTCTCCGAGGAGTACATCGAAGCGATTCGGGCGAAGCTTCCCGAGCTTCCCGACGCTCGCAAGCAGCGGTACATGGCGGAGGGCGGCCTCTCCGAGTACGACGCAGCGGTGCTTTCGGCCGATCTGACGTTCGCCGAGTTCTACGACGCCGCCGTCACGATCGGTGGGGTGGAGCGCGCGAAGGCGATCGCCAACTGGATGATCAACGACCTCTCCGCCCACCTCAACGCCGAGGGCATCGCCGTCGATGAGTCGAAGATCGTGCCGGCGATGGTCGTCGAACTCGTAGGGCTTGTCGAGGATGGCACGATCTCCAGCAAGCAATCCAAGGAAGTCTTCGTCGAGATGGCTTCTACTGGAGACGCGCCAGGTGCGATCGTCGAACTCAAAGGAATGAAGCAGGTCTCAGACACCGGGGCGATCGAAGCGGTCGTTGATGCCATCCTCGCCGCGAATCCCGAGAAGGTCGAGGAGTACCGGGGCGGCAAGACCGGACTCATGGGCTTCTTCGTCGGCCAGGTCATGCGTGAGATGGGCGGTCAGGCCAACCCGCAGGTCGTCAATGAGGTGCTTGCGCGC containing:
- the gatB gene encoding Asp-tRNA(Asn)/Glu-tRNA(Gln) amidotransferase subunit GatB — translated: MPRPLSEVLREWEAVIGLEIHTEVTSSTTKMFCGCPVDFGGEPNTRVCPVCLGLPGALPVPNEYAIEATVLAGLAIESEISRRSQFHRKQYFYPDMPKDYQISQYDLPFCLSGHLDVEVTEDGESYTTRIGITRIHLEEDTGKMIHVGGSEGRLAGATHSLVDFNRAGTPLMELVTEPDIRTPEEARRFAQKLRLIWLSLGISDCNMEEGSMRVDANVSVRRHGDTELGTKAEVKNMNSFKALHDALAYEIVRQAEELERGGKIVQETRHWDVGAKRTSSLRSKEEAHDYRYFPEPDMVPFEFSEEYIEAIRAKLPELPDARKQRYMAEGGLSEYDAAVLSADLTFAEFYDAAVTIGGVERAKAIANWMINDLSAHLNAEGIAVDESKIVPAMVVELVGLVEDGTISSKQSKEVFVEMASTGDAPGAIVELKGMKQVSDTGAIEAVVDAILAANPEKVEEYRGGKTGLMGFFVGQVMREMGGQANPQVVNEVLARKLSG